Proteins found in one Dermacentor silvarum isolate Dsil-2018 chromosome 8, BIME_Dsil_1.4, whole genome shotgun sequence genomic segment:
- the LOC119462660 gene encoding salivary cystatin-L2, with protein MKATIGVFVVATITVQCYAHMVGGWTEHNPSSDPKYLKLAHFAIAQQTAGLTHYSTVLRLLKVETQVVAGVNYKLIFETAPSNCAIADGPYSIEHCKPTTDQASAACTAIIYERPWDNYRELTSFRCHK; from the exons ATGAAGGCAACCATCGGGGTTTTCGTTGTAGCCACGATCACAGTACAATGTTATGCACATATGGTAGGCGGTTGGACCGAGCACAATCCCTCGAGTGATCCAAAATATTTGAAACTTGCCCACTTTGCGATCGCTCAACAGACAGCTGGTCTCACCCATTACAGTACAGTCCTCAGGCTCCTGAAAGTAGAGACACAG GTTGTCGCTGGAGTCAACTACAAGTTGATATTCGAGACTGCTCCATCGAACTGTGCCATAGCTGATGGTCCATATTCTATCGAACACTGCAAGCCTACAACTGATCAG GCTTCAGCAGCCTGCACTGCAATCATCTACGAGCGTCCGTGGGATAACTACAGGGAACTTACATCCTTCAGGTGCCACAAGTGA